The following nucleotide sequence is from Triticum dicoccoides isolate Atlit2015 ecotype Zavitan chromosome 7B, WEW_v2.0, whole genome shotgun sequence.
CCTGAAGCTGCTACACTACACTTGAAGAAGCGCCACCGGTTGACCAAGAAGCAGGATATAAGTTGGATCGGGCGGTCCAGATTGCATACCTAATTGAATCAGATGTGTTCAGGCGGCGCCGGCGGCTTTGGGGCTTGTCACTGAGCTGGCTCCAGTGATCCTTGCTCCTCGGGAAGGCGTCCAAGAGATTTTCTTTGAGTCGGCGATTCCGTTTCTATCTGGGAGACGTCGGTGGTGTTCTCTGGCGTCGGCTGGGCTCTGTCGGAGCTTTAGCGGCGCCGGGGAGTACTCGAGCTCGAATTCGGGAGGCTCGGCTTGACTTGGCGGTTCCATTGCTCTCCTCGGAGACGACGGTGGTGGTCTCTGGCGTCGACTGGAgctgtggcagcggcggcggcaccgCAAGAAATTGGAGCTCGGATTCGAGTGGTTTCGAGGGCTGCGGACTCGGGTCGAGGTGCGGTGGAGCGCCTCCACTCATGCAGGGATCAAGGCGGCGCGGGGCTACACGGCGAGGCGGTGCTCGGGCCGGACTCCGCCATGGAGGTGGACACCGGCTCGGGGTCGGGGATGACACGCCGGTCCGGGCGTCAGCGAGAGAGGGTATGGTTCAATGACGGGTGGGATCAAGGGCTGGCGTCACTGCTGACGTGCGCACTTGGGGACGGGCTCGGTCTTGCTGGCCAGGGCCTGCTGGGTTGCAGCTGCGCGCGCAGCGCTCTTCACACCAGGCTCAAACCTAGCGAGCAGTCCAGTACATCCAGCCCGCCCATGACCCCACCCTTATCACCTCATCTTCTTTCCCCTGCGCGCAGTGTCTGCTGCCGTTGCTGGCTTGTTGCTGCTGCGTTTCTCCGAGTGACAGAAATGGTGTTCACGCTGGTGGGAGCCTTCAAGGGCCTGtccctcgcctcctcctcctccttcctccgcgGCAACCGCGCCGCGCTCCCCGGCGGCACCACTGGTGGCGTGGGCGTGGCGACGGTGCCGGCACGCGAGCTGACCATCCAGATGGCGCACAAGAAGGGGGCCGCGAGCACCAAGAATGGCAGGGACTCCAAGGGCCAGTGAGGgaatcctagattagggggtgtccggatagccgaactatcaccgttagccggactcctgaactatgaagatacaagattgaagacttcgtcccgtgtccggatgggactttccttggcgtggaaggcaagcttggcaatacgtatatgtagatcttctatcattgtaaccgacgctgtgtaaccctaaccctctccggtgtctatataaaccggagggttttagtccgtaggacgaacaacaatcataccataggctatcttctagggtttagcctcttcgatctcgtgatagatctactcttgtacaacccatatcatcaatatcaatcaagcaggagtagggttttacctccatcgagagggcccgaaccttggtaaaaacatcgtgtcccttgtctcctattaccatccgcctagacgcacagttcgggaccccctacccgagatccaccggttttgacaccgacattggtgctttcattgggagttcctctgtgtcgtcgtctttaggcccgatggctccttcgatcgtcaacaacgacgcggtccagggtgagacttttctccccggacagatcttcgtattcggcggctttgcactgcgggcaaattcacttggccatctggagcagatcgaaagctacgcccctggacatcaggtcagatttgggagtttgaactacatggctgacatccacggagacttgatcttcgacggattcgaaccacaaccaagcgcgccgcactgtctcgatgggtatgatctagctctgccgccgaacagtgccctggaggccgcaccagcgtccgctccgacctttagctcggagctgacttcgccgatcgaggacgagtggctggacaccgcctcgggggctacgatctctacggcgattgagctgaACACCATCCATGTCCTATGTAAAGCCCGCgattctgaggtgccggactcctctccggactccgaacctcccgcgcccctgccaatcaaatccgattgggcgccggttatggagttcactgccgcggacatctttcagcactcgccctttggcgacatcctgaattcactaaagtctctctctttatcaggagagccctggccggactatggtcaggaaggttgggatgcggacgatgaagaaattcaacgcccacccaccacccactttgtcgccactgtcgatgatttaaccgacatgctcgacttcgactccgaagacatcgacggtatggacggcaatgcaggagacgaccaagaaccagcgcctacagggcactggaaggccacctcgtcatacgacatatatatggtggacaccccaaaagatgggaatggcaatggaacagcggaggatgacccctccaagaaacagcccaagcgccggcgtcagcggcgccgctctaaatcccgccacagcaaaaacggtgattccagcacgggagataattacACCCCGGATAGTgttgaagacaaccccctccagcaggattcagcacaggaggagggagaagccagccctcatgatagagcggcagacagagaggtagaggacgataattatatgcctccctccgaagatgaagcaagcctcgacgatgacgaatttgtcgtgcccgaggatctcgtcgaacaggagcgtttcaaacgcaggcttatggccatggcaggcagcctcaagaaaaagcagcagcagcttagagctgaccaagacttgctagctgatagatggaccgaaatccttgcagccgaagagtacaaactcgatcgtccctccaagagctacccaaaacgcaggctgctacctcaattagaggaggaagcacccaaacctacatcaccagtgcatgacgcggccgaccggccaccttgtggccgcgacagagaggcctctaggctctccactaaagccgcacctcggcgtcgctcgaaaagtacaaagccacggggaaatgcgccagacttgcgagacatattgtaggacaaggcaaggcaaataagatcaatctacggatcacgtgggcgccccacgatacgtgatgacaaccgtcacgccggatacagcaattccggccgggccgaacacagtagacaaagctcatttgagctgcgtcgtgatatagtccaatacagaggcgccgcacacccactatgcttcacagacgaagtaatgaatcatcaaatccccgagggtttcaaacccgtaaacgttgaatcatatgacggcacaacagatcctgcggtttggatcgaggactatctccttcacatccacatggcccgcgatgatgatctacacgccatcaaatacctcccactcaagcttaaaggaccagcttggcattggctcaacagcttgccagcagaatcaattggttgttgggaagacctcgaagccgcattccttgataacttccagggcacatatgtgcgaccaccagacgctgatgacctaagccacataattcagcagccagatgtatcggccagacaattctggacacggttcttaaccaagaaaaatcaaatcgttgactgtccgaatgcagaggcccttgcagccttcaaacataacatccacgacaagtggcttgcccgtcacctaggacaggaaaagccgaaatccatggcagccctcacatcactcatgacccgcttctgcgcgggagaggacaactggctagctcgcagtaacaacctgaccaaaaaccctggtagttcggataccaaggacagcaatggcaggtcgcgtcgcaacaagcacaagtgccACATTAACAgcaataatactgaagatacgacactcaatgccggattcagaggctctaaacccggtcagcggaaaaagccgttcaaaagaaatactcagggcccatccaatttggaccaaatactcgatcgcttgtgccagatacatggcacccctgaaaaaccagccaaccacacctacagggattgttgggtattcaagcaggcaggcaagttaaatgccaaaaacaacgacaaggggctgaatagcgatgacgaggaggagcctcggccgccgaacaatagaggatagaagggctttcccccacaagtacggacagtgaacatgatatacacaacccatatacccaaaagggagcggaagcgtgcactaagggatgtatacgcgatggagccagtcgccccaaagttcaacccgtggtcctcctgcccgatcacttttgatcgaaggaaccaccccactagcatccgccacggcggattcgctgcattggttcttgacccaatcattgaaggatttcacctcactagagtcctgatggacggcggcagcagcctgaacctgctttactaggatacagtgcgcaaaatgggcatagacccctctaggattaaacccacaaaaacgacctttaaaggcgtcataccaggtgtagaggccaactgtacaggctcaattacacttgaagtggtctcggatccccggataacttccgaagcgaggagttaatattcaacatagtcccgttccgcagtggctatcacgcactgctcggacgaaccgcatttgcaaagttcaatgcggtgccgcactacgcatacctcgagctcaagatgccaggccctcgaggagtaattacgatcaatggaaacaccgaacgctctctccgaacggaggagcatacggcggccctcgtggcggaagtacaaagcaacctcttaaggcaattctcgagtccgactactaaacgtccggacaccgtcaagcgcacccggagtaacctacaacaagaccgcctggcacgttccgagcatgcgtagcagtgcggccccaaccccagccctcgcaaaattgcgagaccagtaccacgcgtacataactatgctctggagataccatgggcatagggggaggggcacgaccacggcctgcccagagtgcggctcaaccgcacaaggggctcccaattgtgtcattcttttttttcttattctcaggactccgttttccagaagccctgtccggcagtagaatcaccgaactcatgatgcaacagccatggaagcagaaaagctacgtcgagtgtctaggtggtctctattacgagcagtatacctgttttacatactatcccgtagcctacccctggagggggacatgttaaaaaagtcccatcccttgcttatcgcactatttgtatcgttctcctttcattgcagtatcttttgaataaacaatatatagcttctgcttattattaaatttcttttttttctctatacatgttcatctatgacatgttgcacccgtacaacttggtacggtcaatacaccaggggcttaggtaccccaaaacatggtgtgataagtccgaacactttcacaagtgcggcaccccgaacttatagcattatatgcatcggctccgaatcatgtcttgggtcaatagttgggtttgtccggctcccatgttttggtaccttacgttccgttatatcggctaaggtagcgctgggagaaccactgcgattgtgccccggttgagctgggttgagcacctcagtggagaaagctaaaactgaccgtcatgatagggcgagagccggtcgctgtttgagaggttttttagggtccctaaagactcatgccgcttagagcgaggagtcggcattgtccagccaaggcatggatagcaccccgaattcggtcttccgaataccaggggcttccccaAAATTTaattaaaattgtagaattctatggctaagtgagagtgttcaagcattatagtccggttgcctcgttcgttgtgttgaacgcctccctcgaaaggacccaagaatgggaacaagagcgctcaagtttatcccgaacaccccagcactcgtggcatgggggctgaagccaacgactcgccatctctcaaatttgataaacggccgcatagaaggtaatattttaaattaacaaatgttgcttagcgcatatgaacaaagttttcagcgtataggataacaaatgcgagtctactcaaaaattacatctttggagcattcacccgctataatgcgggcacccttcaggacgcccttatagtacatctcgggcttgcgatagtccttgcccggcggtggcgcatccgtcacaagcttctcagcgtccatcttgccccagtgcactttagcacgggcaagggcccgacgggcaccttcaatgcaggcggagtgcttgatgacttcaatccatggacaggcatccaccagccgccgcactagaccaaagtagctcccaggcacggcttctttaggccacagccgaactatgaggcccttcatggcctgttcggccaccttgtggagctcgaccagctgcttcagctggtcgctcaggggcaccggaggtccggcctcagcatattgagaccagaacacctttgccgttgagctcccctcctcggctcagtagaacgcggcagcatcagacacactacggggtagatcggcgaacgctcctggagagctccggattcaggtaggtaacaaataattcacttttacatgcttgctttgcataaagaatgccttacccaccgctatcttctttatcgcctcgatctcttggagggccttctgggcttcgaccttagcgcctttggcactctcaagagccaaggtgagctcggactctcgagtcttcgagtcacgctccaaactctcatgttttttcacgagagcctgaagctcttgccgcacctccgcaacccgcgcctcctgcttctctcgctcggtgcgctccacggccgcactgttttcggccttggacaccgcttcctttaggatcgccacctcgttcatggcccctgcaatacccacgttattcctgtcattttttgcaaccaaatcctttctataaggtattactttaataaggtattacttaccttccttgtcctcgagctacttcttggcaaggccgagctcgttctcggaccgctcaaggctctgcttcaatgcattgacctccgcagtcagtgcagcagaggtcagcagcgcagcctgcattcccatattgacatatttatgttagactcctgcgtatatctttttggatcctcagctcggctttactTTCCGAACACCgagctaagcatcaggggctactatctatgcggtaatattcttacatatcttaaaaacttacttcaaagcctgttagaaggctgatacaggcttcagtcagcccgctcttggcggactgaactttctggatcaccgcactcataatagtgcggtgcgccttgtcgatggaggcaccgttaagcgcctccaggaaattatccggcacctccggttggacggaggccactggcatggcagtcttgcccttcttacgaaggggctgcctgcaggactccggaaccactgaaggtttcgGTACGGAGTCCaacacagggccggacttagagccctctggggttttgccccctttgcgcccggagtccaggaggtcgccttgcggcgcctccaggaccacctcctcctggttgggccccttttgggactccaccgcggTGTCTTCTGCATcgtgaggggaggaggcggtcggaagtgaagtgctattcacatccgacgaatccagggagctgctcgacaaagcggggagctcgtccttgggtgggctacatggttgtattcggcgttagaagacactatgcgacaaatgaaaaatcatgagttattctggaatccagacacttacgatctcgccaggggcttggacctagagggccactcctcttcgccgtcgtcggtgttggtggagtagttcgGAGGAAGGATCCTtcacttcttggaccctccggcctccccagttgggaggccttccttttcttctctccccccgctgggggagaagcctcttttttctcctcctcgtcttcgcgggaggagtccgcctcggagtcatcggacgatgagtccgataacacctgacgccgggaactcttttgagttcccgtggccttcttcttggccttcttctccggcaccacgtgaggtgcctgaaccagcagccccgtcaatcgggcgtccgctgggtcttctagtaagggagccggatagttaacctacccggacttcttctgccaggcatgtcaaaggtaggggagtttagatcccgcatagagtcaaactatgaaaaagtgtcctgtaaagggtaaaatagcttacctcgccggcttgacgctgcgagctgaatccgcgatcttcgatagcggatgcgggagcttcggcgcccttgaacagcaccttccaggcgtcttcgtacgtagtgtcgaagagcttgctcaaggtttggtgttgtgccggatcaaactcccacaagttgaaggcccattgttggcatgggaggatccgacggatgagcatgacctggactacgttgacaagcttgatcttcttgttcacaaggttttggacgcatgTATGGATTCCGGTGAGCTCTTCCAAGTCACCCCAtgccaggcccttctctttccaggaggtgagccgtgtggggatgccagatcggaattcgggggccgctgcccattcagggtcatgcggctcggtgatatagaaccaccccgattgccaccctttgatggtttccacgaaggtgccctcgagccatatgacgttgggcatcttgcctaccatggcgcctccacactccgcctgctggccgcccactaccttcggcttgacattgaaggtcttcagccataagctgaagtggggcttgatgcagaggaaggcctcgcacacaacgataaacgctgagatgttgaggatgaaattcgaggccagatcatggaaatacaggccgtagtagaacatgagcccccggacaaatgggtggagtgggaagcccagtccgcggaggaaatggggaaggaaaactaccctctcatggggcctcgggGTGGGGACGAgccgcccctcgtctggaagccggtgcgcaacgtcgttgtgcaggtatccggctttcctcaacttcttgatgtgcccctccatgacagaggaggccatccacttgcctcccgctccggacatggctggggaaggttgaggcgagaagcacgtacttgggcgctggaactcgagtacgcggaaatggataagcaaaggaggaagaaggcataggaaaaaaggtggatccttatccccttatatggacagacgaaactatgcgtccccaccagcctgataaaactcgcttatctcccaagcgccgtaatcaatggcgcagttggattacccatgcccgtattgatgagaatcccggaataaggggacacgatctctgctttgacaagatgtgccaaggaaaccacttcgctaaacacgctgaggtgggatagtaaaaacgattccaataaaggcttggccgtggtgtgacgtcacgctacagaatacatcagcagattgaatttgtgtaaagattattctctctatgatgctatctggaatttattttgcagagccggacactatccttgtgttcaaaatcttctatgaagtattcggaggaggaactcgccttgcaatgccgaagacaatatgcgcgccggacttgtcgtcattgaagcctagttcaggggctactgagggagtcctagattagggggtgtccggatagccgaactatcaccgttggctggactcctggactatgaagatacaagattgaagacttcgtcccgtgtccggatgggactttccttggcgtggaaggcaagcttggcaatacagatatgtagatctcctaccattgtaaccgactctgtgtaaccctaaccctctccggtgtctatataaaccggagggttttggtccgtaggacgaacaacaatcataccataggctagcttctatggtttagcctcttcgatctcgtggtagatctactcttgtacaacccatatcatcaatatcaatcaagcaggagtagggctttaccttcatcgagaggacccaaacctgggtaaaaacattgtgtcccttgtctcctgttaccatccacctagacgcacagttcgggaccccctacccaagatccaccggttttgacaccgacagccagcgCCTCGGGGTCAAGATTTATGGCGACCAGCTTGCCAAGCCCGGCGCCATTATCATCTGCCAGCGCGGCACCAAGGTCTCCCTCTCTGCCCCTGTCTAGCTGTACGCCCCATTCATTCTCCCTCCTGCTTGCTCTGGGCTCCTGTCAGTGAGTAAGGCGCTTCTGACTGTTGCACAATGGTGAATTGCAATGAAATGCTAGTGCACagaactaaaaactaaaaactatGTTTCACTACTTCGGAATATGAAACTGATTTTCAGTGCTAGGGGATTTGTGGAGATTGGATTGTGGGGAGACAAGGCTGTGTATGAGTCAATTGCAAGAAACCACCACATTCGTGGCTAGGTTTGCAGGAAACTACTAACTCGTCAATCGGTTGCAAAAAACACCGTAAAATCTCTTAACCCGTTGCAAAAAGCACTGAACAGCCGTTTAGCCTCGTTTGATCTCTTTTCCGACAGGTGGGCCCCAAAAACACTGATGTGGCATGATAGACAGGCAAACGGCGCCATTAGGACCAATATGGTCAAGACGCTGCGTCGGTCGGTACTTGTCAGACAGTCCCCCCCCCTCGCACCCCTGTCCTCTCTCTCGCCCCCCTGCTCGCCGCCGGTGATGGCCACCTCGCGTGGCGATGATGATGGCGGTAGTGGTGGTGCTGGCGATGCATCTGGTGATAGTGGTGCTCCTGCAGATCCAACAGAGGTTTGCGGTAGTTCAAACCCATCTCAGGCTCCGCCTCTTCCACAGTCGCCGTTGTCGTCTTACTGTGTTGAGTACGCGGCGGCAAGGGCGTTCGCCAAGGCTGTCAAGGA
It contains:
- the LOC119339321 gene encoding 50S ribosomal protein L27, chloroplastic-like; translated protein: MVFTLVGAFKGLSLASSSSFLRGNRAALPGGTTGGVGVATVPARELTIQMAHKKGAASTKNGRDSKGHQRLGVKIYGDQLAKPGAIIICQRGTKVSLSAPV